Proteins encoded in a region of the Candidatus Moanabacter tarae genome:
- a CDS encoding L-Ala-D/L-Glu epimerase: MKLRVSLLKLRLRHPFRISREVSEQKYNVILRLTDEDGVYGLGEAAPSVYYNQSAESVREHLSGLDETDFSDPYLRSRIIERVGVKLGGQRSALAAVDMALHDWIGKRLRVPLYRLFGLDPSQTPLSSFTIGLAKGDELERKLIEAKNFPILKLKLGTEMDQEIVTSVRAVTSVPLWVDANAAWEFEEAQQKIFWLADRGVALVEQPLSAGNLEGLKRLTKLSPIPIIADESVCNSKDVLRLNGCVHGINIKLSKCGGLSEALRMIHIAQCQDMKIMLGCFIESSLSITAAAHLCSLVDFPDLDGNLLIKNDPYVGVEAEGGRLVLPDRPGVGVEDRRC; the protein is encoded by the coding sequence ATGAAGCTGAGAGTTTCTCTCCTTAAGTTGAGACTGAGACATCCTTTTCGTATTTCAAGGGAGGTTAGCGAACAGAAATACAATGTCATTCTGAGATTAACCGATGAGGATGGCGTCTATGGGTTGGGGGAGGCTGCTCCCAGTGTCTATTACAACCAGTCGGCGGAATCTGTTCGGGAGCACTTGAGTGGTCTTGATGAAACTGATTTCAGCGATCCCTATTTACGATCTCGGATTATCGAGCGGGTTGGAGTGAAACTAGGTGGTCAACGGTCAGCCCTAGCGGCGGTGGATATGGCGCTACATGATTGGATTGGAAAACGCCTACGTGTACCTCTATATCGACTATTCGGTTTGGATCCTTCACAGACGCCTTTAAGTTCATTCACGATAGGATTAGCTAAAGGTGACGAATTGGAAAGGAAGTTGATTGAGGCTAAGAATTTCCCGATCTTGAAGCTCAAACTGGGAACAGAAATGGATCAGGAGATTGTCACATCTGTACGTGCTGTAACATCGGTTCCATTATGGGTCGATGCGAATGCGGCATGGGAATTTGAGGAGGCCCAGCAGAAAATTTTCTGGCTTGCGGATAGGGGAGTCGCGTTAGTCGAACAACCCTTGTCAGCAGGTAATTTAGAGGGTCTGAAGCGGCTTACTAAATTGAGTCCTATTCCGATTATTGCTGATGAAAGTGTTTGTAATTCGAAGGATGTTCTTCGTCTTAACGGATGTGTCCATGGGATTAACATCAAGCTGTCTAAGTGTGGAGGTTTGAGCGAGGCGTTGAGGATGATTCACATAGCCCAATGTCAGGATATGAAGATTATGTTGGGTTGTTTTATCGAAAGCAGCCTTAGCATTACAGCCGCAGCTCATCTATGTTCCCTAGTTGATTTTCCTGATCTCGACGGCAATCTTCTGATCAAAAATGATCCGTATGTTGGTGTGGAAGCCGAGGGTGGTAGACTTGTTTTGCCAGATCGCCCTGGGGTGGGTGTGGAAGATCGACGTTGCTAA
- the ilvE_1 gene encoding Branched-chain-amino-acid aminotransferase — translation MSDRVVYFNGDFISEKEARISIFDCSLLYGDMVFEMTRTFNQKPFRLREHLERLYASMLYAEIDCGLTIDEMERVTYETIDRNRPTLNGCDIQIMHDVTRGGMPLYESIVKEGTRPIISINVFPLIRHTGGQAEAYERGSHFVVTPQQSVPARYIDPKAKNRSRIFYKIAELQANHMENGAQALLTDERGYITEGTGNNFFMARNGIIYTPKPHDILRGVSRGACMDLAKSLDIEVQETDIEPYDVRIADEAWWTSTTVCMVPITRFNFYPVGDGKPGPIYRRLLAAWSEEVGVDIVAQAREYAEIGKNWKP, via the coding sequence ATGTCAGATAGGGTAGTTTATTTTAACGGAGATTTTATTTCCGAGAAGGAGGCTCGGATCTCTATATTTGATTGTTCCCTCTTGTATGGAGATATGGTGTTCGAAATGACGCGCACTTTTAATCAAAAACCCTTTCGGCTGCGCGAACACCTTGAGCGACTCTACGCTTCGATGCTTTATGCCGAGATTGATTGCGGCCTAACGATCGATGAAATGGAGAGGGTAACTTACGAGACGATTGATCGGAATCGCCCCACATTGAATGGATGTGACATTCAGATTATGCACGATGTGACTCGCGGTGGAATGCCTCTTTACGAAAGTATCGTCAAAGAGGGTACCCGGCCAATTATCTCAATAAACGTCTTTCCGTTGATTCGGCACACGGGAGGGCAGGCAGAGGCATACGAAAGAGGATCCCATTTTGTGGTAACGCCACAGCAGTCGGTTCCCGCACGTTATATAGATCCAAAAGCGAAGAATCGAAGCCGCATATTCTACAAGATCGCTGAGCTCCAAGCAAACCATATGGAAAACGGTGCTCAAGCTCTACTTACCGATGAACGGGGATATATTACCGAAGGAACAGGAAACAATTTCTTTATGGCACGTAATGGGATTATTTATACTCCCAAACCTCATGATATTCTTCGGGGAGTTTCCAGAGGCGCTTGTATGGATCTGGCTAAATCCCTTGATATCGAAGTTCAGGAAACTGATATTGAACCTTACGATGTCCGGATAGCTGATGAAGCTTGGTGGACCAGCACTACGGTTTGTATGGTACCCATTACCCGGTTTAATTTTTATCCGGTTGGGGATGGAAAGCCAGGGCCGATTTACCGGAGATTATTGGCCGCTTGGTCCGAGGAAGTGGGTGTCGATATCGTTGCCCAGGCCAGGGAATATGCGGAGATTGGGAAAAATTGGAAACCGTAG
- the atsA_1 gene encoding Arylsulfatase → MMTKRAAFPSAERPNIVLIMADDMGFSDLGCYGGEISTPNLDRLASGGLRFTHFYNNAVCVATRASLLTGQYCHRVGLSPLGGGLRAGGNNVTFAEILRESGYRTLISGKWHNRPVRGEIPVDRGFDRYWGLLSGCSNYFNPGTQRAGESEPVHKALHDYRDWCDEETVLKQFTPSDPDFYATDAFTDKALSFLDQYGEEKRPFLLYLPYTAPHFPLHARSKDIARYEGRYMIGWDEIRRRRSKQLVELGLAKEHWGLSDRDAINPSWDETQDKKRWDRKMAVYAAMIDRMDAGIGRVLKKIRALGKEENTLVLFLSDNGACGEHIDHSPGKAPGSVDTYTTVDAPWANASNTPFRKYKVFDHEGGIATPLIAYWPRIIAADTITDQVGHVIDFLPTFVEVAGTVYPERYNGNDIHPHDGASLVPIFCGEERQGHEALFWEIRGCRAVRKGRWKAVSLGSERAHTGHYISAGHDGWELYDTEADRCETNDVSTKHPDLVAELDRLWTDWFDKCRVQKEAVRYV, encoded by the coding sequence ATGATGACGAAAAGAGCTGCATTCCCATCGGCCGAAAGGCCAAATATCGTACTAATCATGGCGGACGACATGGGCTTTAGCGATTTGGGCTGCTACGGTGGCGAGATATCAACCCCGAACCTCGACCGTCTTGCCTCGGGTGGATTACGATTCACTCATTTCTACAATAATGCGGTGTGTGTCGCCACACGAGCTTCACTCTTGACCGGCCAATACTGCCACAGAGTCGGACTATCCCCTCTGGGCGGCGGGTTGCGCGCAGGCGGAAACAATGTAACATTTGCTGAGATTCTAAGAGAATCAGGATATCGCACACTCATATCAGGGAAATGGCACAACCGACCGGTACGAGGAGAGATTCCAGTCGATAGAGGATTTGACCGTTATTGGGGACTGCTATCCGGATGCAGCAACTATTTCAATCCAGGCACTCAGAGGGCGGGCGAATCTGAGCCGGTGCACAAGGCACTGCATGATTACAGGGATTGGTGTGATGAGGAAACGGTGCTGAAACAATTTACGCCTAGCGATCCTGACTTTTATGCGACTGATGCATTTACAGACAAGGCGTTATCGTTTCTTGATCAATATGGTGAGGAGAAACGACCTTTTCTCCTCTACCTCCCCTATACCGCCCCCCATTTCCCACTGCATGCCAGGTCTAAGGACATCGCACGATACGAAGGGCGCTATATGATTGGCTGGGATGAGATCAGACGTAGGCGAAGCAAGCAGCTGGTTGAGCTGGGCCTTGCTAAAGAGCACTGGGGTCTCTCTGATCGCGATGCCATCAATCCGTCCTGGGACGAAACACAAGATAAGAAGCGATGGGACAGGAAGATGGCTGTGTATGCGGCAATGATCGACCGAATGGATGCGGGAATCGGGAGGGTACTCAAAAAGATCAGAGCGCTTGGGAAAGAAGAGAATACACTCGTACTATTTCTCTCCGACAACGGTGCCTGCGGAGAGCATATCGATCACTCGCCGGGCAAGGCGCCCGGAAGCGTTGACACCTATACTACCGTCGATGCGCCATGGGCCAACGCCAGCAATACCCCATTCCGCAAATACAAAGTTTTTGACCATGAGGGCGGCATCGCTACTCCGTTGATCGCATACTGGCCGAGGATAATCGCTGCAGACACCATTACAGACCAAGTCGGCCATGTTATCGATTTCCTTCCCACGTTTGTGGAAGTGGCGGGTACTGTCTATCCGGAACGCTACAATGGGAACGATATACATCCCCACGATGGGGCGAGTCTGGTACCGATTTTTTGCGGGGAGGAACGGCAGGGCCATGAAGCACTTTTCTGGGAGATACGAGGATGTCGCGCTGTCCGAAAAGGGCGTTGGAAGGCTGTCAGTCTGGGATCAGAGAGAGCGCATACCGGCCACTACATTTCCGCGGGCCACGATGGATGGGAACTCTACGACACAGAAGCCGACCGCTGCGAGACCAACGATGTGTCAACAAAACACCCGGATTTGGTTGCGGAGCTCGATCGGCTTTGGACGGACTGGTTCGATAAGTGTCGCGTGCAGAAAGAGGCTGTTCGTTACGTATGA
- the pgl_1 gene encoding 6-phosphogluconolactonase: MTQPYYDFCVAAGGGQHKNGGTLYTCRLDSNGSQIRVVSTTGLPSTAPGYLTVTQTLSGKNILYATSGADISWFSIGDDGKVELCGNAPTGSNGASHLCTDSTARLLFTANYGSGTVSLMPISGDGALVEGRVYSHGPGAHDGVTGSWGDGPKFRQESAHPHGVVVCGGQLYVADLGTNQVVCWTIDFDNHMLRPSSAITLHDLAGPRHIQFTRSGDLGFVLNELDNTLCVLRREAAEAGKLSLVQTLSSLPQGWAEAHADPATFPNEVYSKPSHASELLLSPDDRFVYASNRGHDSIAVFEINALDGTLTPLQFEPTRGRIPWVFCLSEDGRFIVVQNNHTRANETGPDSVVVFRRDAPTGLLNLSAARLEFPTVSSVWALPKSTH; this comes from the coding sequence ATGACACAGCCATATTACGACTTCTGCGTGGCAGCGGGTGGTGGTCAGCACAAGAATGGCGGCACACTGTACACGTGCCGACTCGACTCGAATGGTAGTCAAATTCGCGTTGTGAGCACGACAGGGTTACCTAGTACTGCCCCTGGATATCTGACTGTTACCCAAACACTATCTGGAAAGAATATTCTCTACGCTACGAGTGGCGCGGACATATCGTGGTTCTCGATTGGTGACGACGGAAAGGTAGAGTTATGCGGTAATGCTCCAACGGGCAGCAACGGCGCCTCACATTTGTGTACAGATAGCACTGCCCGTCTATTATTTACAGCAAATTATGGCAGCGGCACAGTGTCTTTGATGCCTATCTCCGGGGATGGTGCTCTAGTTGAGGGGAGGGTTTATTCTCATGGTCCAGGAGCTCATGACGGTGTTACTGGAAGTTGGGGCGATGGACCAAAATTCCGGCAAGAGTCAGCACACCCTCACGGAGTAGTAGTATGTGGCGGACAGCTCTACGTAGCGGACCTGGGTACGAATCAGGTCGTCTGCTGGACCATCGATTTTGACAATCATATGCTGCGCCCTTCAAGCGCCATCACATTACACGACCTTGCGGGACCTCGACACATCCAGTTCACGCGTAGTGGTGATTTGGGATTTGTTCTAAATGAACTTGATAATACGCTCTGTGTGTTACGACGTGAAGCTGCTGAGGCAGGGAAACTCTCGCTGGTCCAGACTCTTTCCTCGTTGCCACAAGGATGGGCCGAGGCCCACGCTGACCCTGCGACGTTCCCAAACGAAGTTTACTCCAAGCCTTCGCATGCTTCCGAGTTACTGCTCTCGCCTGATGATCGCTTTGTATACGCCAGCAACCGCGGACATGATTCAATTGCAGTTTTTGAAATAAATGCATTGGACGGAACACTTACGCCATTGCAGTTTGAGCCAACACGGGGCCGAATTCCTTGGGTGTTTTGTTTGAGCGAAGACGGCCGCTTTATAGTAGTACAAAATAATCACACTCGGGCGAATGAGACGGGCCCAGACAGCGTGGTGGTGTTTCGGCGAGATGCACCCACCGGACTGCTAAACTTATCAGCAGCACGCTTAGAATTTCCAACGGTGTCATCCGTTTGGGCACTCCCAAAGTCAACTCACTAA
- the yacP gene encoding putative protein YacP — protein sequence MTTEHLLVDGYNVIHDWPEMREAMKKDVNIACQNLADRLRILHDFEGIRVTIVFDGRGEGVEILRPGNEQTFSLVYAPGNSSADEIIIQLVQISKNPNKLTVVSRDHIIRNLVREDGSKLHTPSDLLARIEACERRQSQALYRRNREVEKEWKETERDGEEVE from the coding sequence GTGACAACTGAACATCTTTTAGTTGACGGGTACAATGTTATCCACGATTGGCCCGAAATGCGAGAGGCGATGAAGAAGGATGTCAACATTGCGTGTCAGAACCTGGCGGATAGGTTGCGTATTTTACACGACTTTGAAGGTATCAGGGTTACTATAGTATTCGATGGCCGAGGAGAGGGTGTGGAGATCCTTCGTCCTGGTAATGAACAGACCTTCTCCCTCGTCTATGCTCCTGGTAACAGTAGCGCGGATGAGATCATCATCCAATTAGTCCAAATCTCGAAGAATCCTAACAAGTTGACCGTAGTTTCGAGAGATCATATTATCAGAAATTTGGTGCGAGAGGATGGGTCTAAACTCCATACTCCAAGTGACCTTTTGGCTAGGATAGAGGCTTGTGAACGGAGACAGAGTCAAGCGCTGTATCGGCGTAATCGAGAGGTTGAAAAGGAATGGAAGGAGACGGAAAGAGACGGGGAAGAAGTCGAATAA
- the ppk gene encoding Polyphosphate kinase — MQKKTKKAKFLNRELNWLEFNQRVLDQAFDPTIPLFERLKFLSISSSNLDQFFMVRVGRLKILEQKQKTKLDPAGYSPNQQIDAISKRAHCMIEDQYHCFLLDLIPKLVKRGIKRVASNMLNSQQLEYAERYFDTEVMPVVTPMLVDPSMRIPLLTNGDIYLAVRVKPKGNKAHEARVVILPISKAISRFVTLPGTGGYEYLLCEDLVKLFLGKYFPKEVILECIAFRITRNADLDIEEDLAPDLLNEMKEVILARKTGDCLRLEISQSATLTIITFLKRILKVKEKDVYPISGPLALSEFTALSGLQGYSDLKFKPWTPLQSMEIEPTESMFEALSDHDVLLLHPYESFDPVVRLITESANDPDVLSIKQTLYRTSANSSIAAALKRASERGKTVTVIVELKARFDEEQNIEWAESLEHSGVQVIYGIKGFKTHAKLCIILRREAHGIVRYMHFGTGNYNESTAKLYSDVSYLTCNEELGQDASCFFNTISGLSQPQPYKKLEASPTGMRSKILALIESEVERKKQGQEAHIMAKANSLVDPQIIKALYQASIAGVKIDLNIRGTCCLQPGIPKLSENIRVISIVDRFLEHSRLFYFHHGGERLTFISSADWMPRNLDRRIELLIPIETRSLRDRLVSILKTYFRDNTNAWELNLTGQYHRINSPKNKRESCRSQEKIYRQVEDSIRQVRSSRPVAFEPHIAPSERNL; from the coding sequence ATGCAAAAAAAGACAAAAAAAGCTAAATTCCTCAACCGCGAGTTGAACTGGCTCGAATTTAATCAACGTGTTCTCGACCAGGCTTTCGATCCAACAATACCTCTATTTGAGCGACTAAAATTCCTCTCAATCTCGAGTTCTAATCTGGACCAATTTTTTATGGTCCGCGTCGGTCGTCTCAAGATCCTGGAACAGAAACAGAAGACGAAGTTGGATCCAGCCGGATATTCTCCCAATCAGCAAATAGATGCTATTAGCAAACGTGCCCATTGCATGATCGAAGATCAATACCATTGTTTTCTTCTTGATCTCATTCCCAAGCTCGTTAAACGCGGCATCAAGCGAGTGGCTTCAAACATGCTTAATTCACAGCAGCTGGAGTACGCAGAACGCTACTTCGATACCGAAGTAATGCCTGTCGTAACCCCCATGCTGGTTGATCCGAGTATGAGAATTCCCCTTCTTACAAACGGCGATATTTACCTGGCCGTCAGAGTGAAACCCAAAGGGAATAAAGCTCACGAAGCGCGTGTTGTGATTTTACCTATTAGTAAAGCTATTAGTCGGTTCGTAACACTACCCGGAACAGGAGGCTACGAATACCTTTTGTGTGAGGATCTTGTGAAACTCTTTCTTGGGAAATATTTCCCGAAAGAGGTCATCTTAGAATGTATCGCCTTTAGGATTACCAGGAATGCAGATCTGGATATTGAAGAAGACTTGGCCCCTGATCTTTTGAATGAAATGAAAGAGGTCATTCTCGCTCGTAAAACAGGCGATTGCCTACGATTAGAGATCTCCCAATCCGCAACATTAACGATAATCACCTTTTTAAAGCGAATCTTAAAAGTTAAAGAGAAGGACGTATATCCAATATCTGGCCCCCTTGCGCTTAGCGAATTCACTGCCCTATCCGGCCTACAAGGCTATTCGGATCTCAAGTTCAAGCCTTGGACTCCTCTCCAATCAATGGAAATCGAACCAACTGAAAGTATGTTCGAAGCCCTCTCGGATCATGATGTTCTCTTGCTCCATCCCTACGAAAGCTTTGACCCTGTGGTGCGCCTTATCACAGAGTCTGCTAACGATCCCGATGTTTTGTCCATTAAGCAAACACTGTATCGGACGAGCGCGAACAGTTCCATTGCTGCAGCCCTAAAGAGAGCTTCCGAACGAGGTAAAACTGTCACAGTTATTGTAGAGCTCAAAGCAAGATTCGATGAAGAACAGAATATCGAGTGGGCTGAATCGCTGGAACATAGTGGTGTCCAGGTTATCTATGGGATTAAAGGATTCAAAACACATGCTAAACTCTGCATCATACTGCGACGCGAAGCACACGGAATTGTCCGTTACATGCACTTCGGAACGGGAAACTACAACGAATCAACCGCAAAACTTTACAGCGATGTCAGCTATCTGACGTGTAACGAGGAACTAGGACAAGATGCTTCGTGCTTCTTCAATACGATTTCCGGCCTCTCTCAACCTCAGCCGTACAAAAAACTTGAGGCCTCTCCTACTGGTATGCGATCAAAAATTCTAGCACTTATTGAGAGTGAGGTGGAGCGGAAGAAACAAGGCCAAGAGGCCCATATCATGGCAAAGGCGAATTCGTTGGTCGATCCTCAGATAATCAAAGCTCTCTACCAAGCATCAATTGCCGGTGTCAAAATCGATCTTAATATCCGCGGCACCTGTTGCCTGCAACCCGGAATCCCGAAACTCAGCGAGAACATCAGAGTGATCAGCATAGTCGATCGATTTCTCGAACACAGTCGTCTTTTTTATTTCCACCATGGTGGAGAGAGACTGACCTTCATCTCCAGCGCCGACTGGATGCCACGCAATTTGGACCGTCGAATCGAACTGCTCATCCCAATTGAGACACGCTCCCTCCGTGACCGTCTTGTATCTATTCTTAAGACCTATTTTAGAGATAATACTAACGCCTGGGAACTCAATTTAACCGGCCAATACCATAGGATCAATTCTCCAAAAAACAAACGGGAGAGTTGTCGTAGCCAAGAAAAAATTTACCGCCAAGTTGAGGACTCAATTCGACAGGTCCGCTCTTCCAGACCCGTCGCCTTCGAACCTCATATAGCCCCCTCAGAAAGGAACCTCTAA
- the ppx_1 gene encoding Exopolyphosphatase — MNDVPKESKVISKMGRMSSKSVAVIDVGTTSIRMAIAQIGGPGGIKIMEQLDQAVNLGKDTFTLGAIKKTTAEECVQALMSFKKVIREYQIDEQKNIRAVATSAVREASNRDAFLDRLYIATNIEVEAVEEAEVPRLMYLTVASSLNSESKPLNSDYLIVEVGGGSTEILLIQSGSVVFSHTYALGSFRLRQMLESYGAPISSRKEIMENYIDRTVAQLRNEFSLKEPPDIIVLGGDARFAANRIISDWNPGKLARISLSSVSRLTDKVLAMSVDDLVGQYQLSYPAAESLGPALLTHLILGRSLQVKELLVSNLTLRDGLLEEMTEKREGKDMFREQTIRSAIELGRKFNFDEPHALHVANLCTSIFQSLQGEHNLAHHYELILKVAAILHEIGTFIDLKGHHKHSMYLIRNSYLFGINPKDLILVALLARYHRGNTPRNTHEGYANLDRMSRIIVSKLAAILRVADALDQSHNQRLKDLQCSRRNGCFEISAPCISDLSLEQISLSQKGPLFDEVYGMEVRLRGAKIDAI; from the coding sequence ATGAATGACGTTCCAAAGGAATCTAAAGTGATTTCCAAAATGGGGAGAATGTCCTCCAAGTCGGTTGCCGTGATTGATGTTGGTACTACCTCCATCCGTATGGCGATCGCCCAAATTGGGGGTCCTGGGGGAATCAAGATAATGGAACAACTTGATCAAGCAGTTAATTTGGGCAAAGATACCTTCACTCTTGGAGCTATTAAAAAAACCACTGCGGAAGAGTGTGTTCAGGCCCTAATGAGTTTCAAGAAGGTAATCCGAGAATATCAAATCGACGAGCAGAAAAACATCCGTGCCGTCGCTACCAGCGCGGTTCGGGAAGCTAGCAATCGCGACGCTTTCCTCGATCGTTTGTACATTGCAACCAATATTGAAGTCGAAGCAGTAGAAGAGGCTGAGGTGCCACGCCTCATGTACTTGACGGTAGCCTCCTCTTTAAATTCCGAAAGCAAACCCCTTAATTCGGATTACCTCATTGTGGAAGTTGGAGGAGGTAGTACCGAAATACTCCTTATCCAATCTGGAAGTGTTGTCTTCTCACACACATACGCTCTCGGATCATTCCGATTGCGCCAAATGTTGGAATCCTACGGTGCGCCGATATCGAGCCGAAAGGAAATCATGGAGAACTACATCGACCGAACGGTAGCCCAACTGCGTAATGAATTTTCTCTCAAAGAACCACCTGACATTATCGTCCTTGGAGGGGACGCTCGCTTCGCCGCTAACCGGATTATCTCCGATTGGAATCCAGGAAAACTAGCACGAATAAGCCTGTCCAGCGTCTCTCGACTTACCGACAAAGTGCTCGCGATGTCAGTTGATGATCTGGTCGGTCAGTACCAGCTTTCGTACCCTGCGGCAGAATCTCTGGGACCGGCTCTTCTCACTCATCTTATTCTCGGTAGATCATTGCAGGTTAAAGAACTCCTCGTTTCAAACTTGACTCTGCGGGACGGACTCCTGGAAGAGATGACAGAAAAAAGGGAGGGGAAAGACATGTTTCGAGAACAGACAATCCGGTCTGCCATCGAACTCGGCAGAAAGTTCAATTTTGATGAACCTCACGCCTTGCATGTGGCCAACCTTTGTACTTCGATTTTTCAGAGCCTCCAGGGAGAACACAATCTTGCCCACCACTACGAACTGATCCTCAAAGTAGCTGCGATTCTGCACGAGATCGGAACATTCATCGACCTAAAAGGTCATCACAAGCACTCCATGTACCTAATCCGCAACAGTTATCTCTTCGGCATTAATCCTAAAGATTTGATTCTTGTAGCCCTTCTTGCCCGGTACCATCGAGGAAACACCCCAAGAAACACTCACGAGGGCTACGCTAATCTTGATCGGATGAGCCGAATTATAGTTTCGAAACTGGCTGCTATTTTGAGGGTTGCCGACGCATTGGATCAGTCACACAATCAGCGGCTCAAAGACCTCCAGTGCAGCAGGAGAAACGGATGCTTCGAAATTTCTGCGCCCTGCATAAGTGACCTGTCCTTGGAACAGATTTCCCTCAGTCAAAAGGGTCCCCTCTTCGATGAAGTCTACGGCATGGAAGTTCGACTCCGAGGTGCTAAGATTGACGCAATATAG
- the glkA gene encoding Glucokinase, with product MPEESKNCKYWVGFDIGGTKLLATVFDSCFKAIATKKRKTKGYLGKESGLQRLTATIADVLEEAGIPIDRVAGIGIGSPGPLDLKEGTINEAPNLGWKDVKLKTYLEDSFRCPVVVANDVDAGVFGEYRFGAARGSRCSVGVFSGTGIGGGCVYEGNLIRGERNSCMEIGQIPILPQGPLSGSGLRGNLESVASRLAISSAAAAAAYRGEAPHLLSLKGTDLGQIRSKDLAASIEAGDETVEKIVRDAAQWTGYAMAGVVHLLAPDVVVVGGGLVEAMPKLMKEEVTFGLNKNLMDSFKNTYEVRIATLGDAAAVMGAAALAEEEIDTKNNV from the coding sequence ATGCCAGAAGAATCCAAAAACTGTAAATATTGGGTAGGATTTGATATCGGTGGGACCAAATTGCTGGCCACCGTATTTGACTCTTGCTTTAAAGCTATTGCGACGAAAAAGCGAAAGACTAAAGGGTATCTTGGTAAAGAGTCAGGCCTTCAACGATTGACCGCGACAATCGCGGATGTTCTAGAAGAGGCTGGCATCCCAATAGACCGTGTGGCAGGAATCGGAATTGGCTCGCCAGGCCCTCTAGATCTGAAAGAAGGAACAATAAATGAAGCTCCAAATCTCGGATGGAAAGACGTTAAACTAAAAACCTACCTCGAAGACAGCTTCAGGTGTCCCGTAGTTGTAGCTAATGATGTCGATGCTGGGGTTTTTGGGGAATACAGATTCGGGGCCGCACGGGGCTCCCGTTGTTCCGTTGGCGTCTTCTCTGGAACGGGAATCGGCGGCGGTTGCGTCTACGAAGGAAATCTAATTCGTGGTGAACGAAATTCCTGTATGGAAATTGGTCAAATCCCTATTCTTCCACAAGGGCCCCTCTCAGGTTCTGGTTTACGTGGGAACCTAGAATCGGTTGCCAGCCGGCTCGCTATTTCCTCTGCCGCAGCTGCTGCCGCATATCGTGGAGAAGCTCCACATCTTCTGTCTTTAAAGGGGACAGATCTCGGTCAAATCCGTAGCAAAGATCTTGCTGCTTCCATCGAGGCCGGGGACGAAACGGTAGAAAAAATTGTCCGAGATGCAGCCCAATGGACTGGATACGCTATGGCAGGAGTTGTCCACCTGCTCGCTCCTGATGTAGTAGTCGTTGGAGGCGGTCTAGTCGAAGCAATGCCAAAGCTGATGAAAGAAGAAGTAACATTCGGTCTAAACAAGAATCTTATGGATTCCTTCAAGAACACTTACGAAGTCAGAATAGCGACCTTGGGAGACGCCGCAGCTGTCATGGGAGCTGCAGCACTAGCGGAAGAAGAAATCGATACCAAGAATAACGTATGA
- a CDS encoding Hydroxypyruvate reductase produces MKILATLDLTPRHCEEIQSSVDNVEILQASSLDDAERLIPEVEILIGEFSPELFGRAKNLRWVQTWGAGVDGLLFKEFVESEIILTSAKGTVGVHLAEHAMALLLSLSRGITQAVRGPQWGNRMLIRQASWELIGKTLGIIGMGGTGLDVAKRANAFGMRIIAVDPEDVQLPNYVSWCRRMDAFHNLLGESDVVVICAPLTRETERMFNHAAFNVMRAQAFLINVTRGKIVDEDALMEALRRQKIGGAGLDVTPQEPLPDGHPLWQMSNVIITPHTAGGSPNRDDRLVDLFCQNLKRYMAGEPLLSVIDKRKEY; encoded by the coding sequence ATGAAAATACTGGCAACACTCGATTTGACTCCACGCCATTGTGAAGAAATTCAATCAAGCGTCGATAATGTAGAAATTCTCCAAGCATCGTCATTAGATGATGCAGAACGCCTAATTCCTGAGGTCGAGATCTTGATTGGGGAATTTAGCCCAGAACTTTTTGGAAGAGCGAAGAATCTGCGGTGGGTACAGACTTGGGGCGCCGGTGTAGACGGCCTACTATTTAAAGAATTTGTGGAAAGCGAAATCATTCTCACTAGTGCTAAAGGAACGGTGGGGGTGCACTTGGCAGAGCATGCCATGGCTTTATTGCTTTCATTATCTCGCGGTATCACTCAGGCAGTTAGAGGACCACAGTGGGGGAACCGGATGCTTATACGGCAGGCCTCGTGGGAGTTGATCGGAAAGACGTTGGGAATTATTGGAATGGGGGGAACAGGGCTGGATGTTGCCAAGCGGGCTAATGCCTTCGGGATGCGGATAATCGCAGTAGATCCGGAAGATGTACAACTTCCAAATTATGTGTCATGGTGCCGACGCATGGACGCTTTTCACAATTTGCTAGGAGAATCTGATGTAGTGGTGATCTGCGCACCGCTCACGCGAGAGACAGAAAGGATGTTTAACCATGCTGCTTTTAATGTGATGCGTGCCCAAGCATTTCTAATCAATGTGACTCGCGGGAAAATTGTGGACGAAGATGCTCTTATGGAAGCGTTGAGAAGACAAAAAATTGGAGGCGCAGGGCTCGATGTCACTCCACAGGAACCATTGCCCGATGGCCATCCTCTTTGGCAGATGTCTAATGTTATTATTACCCCGCATACGGCAGGGGGTTCGCCCAATCGTGATGATCGCCTGGTGGATCTTTTCTGCCAAAATTTGAAACGATATATGGCCGGAGAGCCATTGTTGAGCGTGATTGATAAGAGAAAGGAATACTAA